From a single bacterium genomic region:
- a CDS encoding PilZ domain-containing protein, with protein sequence MSDESTTQEIVLVPVDEHGRVLLYTDVKIEKVDRDYRTIRGPEGLTWKLTPGEYTVKIFLRNLQMKTVPLTVTPGVWNYRLPVETASASSPADSPVPPPPPQIVEGEIVSVSQKAVPPSPEQVEELQEQKKVSESNERKRFPITFPVSYRTDSGKWVKARALNVSANGLCVENLARVTEDDNLYVKLHVPVATIPIECPARVVWVKSKDSPKPCMGLQLFMTSNMRESLDRWLSGK encoded by the coding sequence ATGTCAGATGAATCAACCACACAGGAAATTGTTTTGGTTCCTGTGGATGAACATGGGCGTGTGTTGCTTTATACCGATGTAAAAATCGAGAAAGTGGACCGTGACTATCGAACGATTCGCGGTCCCGAGGGGTTAACGTGGAAACTGACTCCAGGGGAGTACACGGTTAAGATCTTTCTTCGCAATCTCCAAATGAAAACGGTTCCCTTGACTGTCACTCCGGGAGTTTGGAATTATCGCCTGCCTGTAGAAACTGCTTCTGCCTCATCTCCTGCTGATTCTCCTGTGCCTCCTCCTCCACCTCAGATCGTTGAAGGTGAAATTGTTTCCGTGAGTCAGAAAGCTGTTCCTCCTTCACCGGAACAGGTTGAGGAACTACAGGAACAGAAAAAAGTAAGCGAAAGCAATGAGAGAAAGCGTTTCCCGATCACCTTTCCTGTCTCCTACCGTACCGATTCAGGTAAGTGGGTGAAAGCGAGGGCTTTAAACGTAAGCGCGAACGGCCTTTGTGTGGAGAATCTGGCGCGTGTCACGGAAGATGACAATCTCTATGTAAAGTTGCACGTTCCCGTTGCGACGATTCCGATTGAATGTCCCGCAAGAGTTGTTTGGGTCAAGTCTAAGGATTCTCCGAAACCCTGCATGGGTCTTCAATTGTTTATGACCAGCAATATGCGCGAATCACTGGACCGCTGGTTATCCGGAAAATAA
- a CDS encoding alpha/beta hydrolase has product MKIILLLALLNTLPGTWLGTIQMGKTTMPLRLTVAQKGEGISSTLSLPFERISDAPVTIVSSQSSGIQFELKQGDKSFVFKGDVQKNILKGTVSSGDEKGSFEMVRSASVDVRKYFGTYEFESGQFLHIRTWDELGDNQLTYLDEKGRVGPLYAMSDTEFFTGPGVWIPLPMVAQVGFEKSANGEITGLIWSEGNDSNKALKRKALHREEEVTFTSGRIKLSGSLVLPSGIGPFPATVFVHGSGPATRDFFGPVPYLFARRGIAVLCYDKRGVGESEGHWMDADFAEYASDALAGAHYLSARKEIQANAIGLWGVSQAGWIIPQAIERGKNIAFAVLLSVPAVTPFEQELQRNKQEMEAVGTPEEQIAKAISSLKADMESLRSEETKEYFRQQIEKLQKEGNQKALDESGSANPRFLAWYSTLLDYDPVPALEKVKCPVLVIYGELDRGVPLDPNKRLMEDALKRAGNNQVTLRVFQKGNHALMLSETGSMAEFPQLTQFVPGLFDTMVDWIVQVAGKKF; this is encoded by the coding sequence ATGAAAATTATCCTATTGCTGGCCCTTCTAAACACGCTTCCGGGAACATGGTTGGGTACGATCCAAATGGGGAAAACCACCATGCCTCTTCGGCTCACGGTGGCCCAAAAGGGGGAAGGCATTTCCTCAACTTTGTCGCTCCCATTTGAAAGAATATCCGACGCGCCTGTAACAATCGTTTCTTCTCAAAGTTCCGGTATTCAATTTGAACTCAAACAGGGGGACAAGTCGTTCGTATTCAAAGGAGATGTTCAGAAGAACATACTGAAGGGAACGGTTAGTTCCGGAGACGAAAAGGGTTCTTTTGAGATGGTTCGTTCCGCTTCAGTTGATGTCCGGAAATATTTTGGCACTTACGAATTTGAATCCGGACAATTCCTGCACATCAGAACATGGGATGAATTGGGAGACAATCAGTTGACTTATCTGGATGAGAAAGGACGGGTTGGTCCGCTTTATGCGATGTCTGATACAGAGTTCTTTACCGGACCTGGAGTATGGATTCCACTGCCGATGGTGGCGCAAGTTGGTTTTGAAAAGAGCGCAAATGGTGAAATTACAGGTCTGATCTGGTCAGAGGGCAATGATTCTAATAAAGCCCTAAAACGGAAAGCTTTGCATCGGGAAGAAGAAGTCACGTTTACAAGCGGAAGGATCAAATTGTCTGGATCTCTTGTGCTTCCATCGGGTATCGGGCCGTTTCCCGCAACTGTGTTCGTTCATGGGTCCGGTCCGGCGACACGAGATTTCTTTGGTCCGGTTCCTTATCTTTTTGCGCGTCGCGGCATCGCTGTCTTGTGCTACGACAAGAGAGGAGTCGGAGAATCGGAAGGGCACTGGATGGATGCTGATTTTGCGGAGTATGCATCCGATGCGCTGGCGGGTGCGCACTATTTATCTGCTCGTAAGGAGATCCAGGCAAACGCTATTGGACTTTGGGGAGTCAGTCAGGCTGGTTGGATTATTCCCCAGGCGATCGAACGGGGCAAGAATATTGCCTTTGCCGTTCTGCTGTCAGTTCCTGCTGTTACTCCATTTGAACAAGAGCTTCAACGGAACAAGCAAGAAATGGAAGCGGTTGGAACACCGGAGGAACAGATTGCAAAAGCTATATCTTCGCTGAAGGCGGACATGGAAAGTTTGCGGTCGGAAGAAACAAAAGAGTATTTTCGACAGCAAATAGAGAAATTGCAAAAAGAAGGTAACCAGAAAGCACTGGATGAGTCGGGATCGGCGAACCCCCGCTTTCTTGCCTGGTATAGCACTCTGCTGGACTACGATCCGGTTCCCGCGCTGGAAAAAGTAAAGTGCCCAGTTCTCGTGATCTACGGTGAATTGGACCGTGGAGTTCCACTGGATCCTAACAAACGTCTTATGGAAGATGCCTTAAAGAGAGCGGGGAACAATCAAGTTACTCTTCGGGTGTTCCAAAAAGGCAATCATGCTCTGATGCTGAGCGAAACCGGCAGCATGGCCGAATTCCCGCAGTTAACGCAATTTGTCCCCGGCCTATTCGACACCATGGTGGATTGGATCGTGCAGGTTGCAGGCAAAAAATTTTAA
- the pyrB gene encoding aspartate carbamoyltransferase, giving the protein MQFTRVDLEYIFAVAEEMRRMVERLGTFDLLKGKILANLFYEPSTRTASSFTAAMERLGGSVIPISEVKYSSVAKGETLIDTVRTLECYSDVIVLRHPETGAAQTAARYLRKPLINAGDGTGEHPTQALLDLFTIQEELGRLQGLNVTLLGDLKYGRTVHSLSRLLRLYGARINYVSPDILRMPETVMEELSAAGIEQHEFRELDEVLPHTDVLYVTRVQRERFENQDDYESVKNAYVITPETLSRAKGQMVLMHPLPRVNEIAVEVDNDPRAAYFRQMEYGLYVRMALLAMVLGKA; this is encoded by the coding sequence ATGCAGTTTACGCGTGTGGACCTGGAATACATCTTTGCAGTGGCTGAAGAAATGCGCAGGATGGTCGAACGTTTGGGAACGTTTGATCTTTTGAAAGGGAAGATTCTTGCGAATCTGTTTTATGAGCCATCAACACGAACCGCCTCCTCTTTTACTGCAGCAATGGAACGTCTTGGAGGCAGTGTTATTCCAATCAGCGAAGTGAAATATTCTTCCGTGGCGAAGGGCGAAACGTTGATCGATACGGTGCGCACATTGGAATGTTATTCGGACGTGATTGTGCTGCGGCATCCGGAAACCGGAGCGGCTCAAACAGCGGCCCGTTATTTGCGAAAACCGTTGATCAACGCAGGAGACGGAACGGGAGAACACCCCACTCAAGCGCTTCTGGATCTGTTTACGATCCAGGAGGAGTTGGGTCGCCTGCAAGGGTTGAATGTAACTCTGCTTGGCGATCTGAAATATGGCCGCACAGTGCATTCCCTTTCCCGTTTGCTTCGATTGTATGGAGCGCGCATCAATTACGTATCTCCGGATATTCTGCGAATGCCCGAAACAGTAATGGAAGAGTTAAGCGCAGCCGGAATCGAACAGCATGAATTCCGGGAACTGGATGAAGTTCTTCCGCATACCGATGTGCTGTATGTCACGCGAGTGCAGCGGGAGCGCTTTGAGAACCAAGATGATTATGAATCGGTCAAGAATGCCTACGTCATCACACCCGAAACTCTCAGTAGAGCAAAAGGCCAAATGGTTTTGATGCATCCACTCCCGCGCGTGAATGAAATAGCTGTGGAAGTGGATAACGATCCACGTGCCGCATATTTCCGCCAGATGGAGTACGGTCTTTACGTCAGGATGGCCCTCCTCGCCATGGTTCTCGGCAAAGCATAA